A stretch of the Nicotiana tabacum cultivar K326 chromosome 6, ASM71507v2, whole genome shotgun sequence genome encodes the following:
- the LOC107778065 gene encoding uncharacterized protein LOC107778065 — MDPTLKKQPKPTPFSATISTTNSKPHHPPDPTTLPSPTVQNISTHFSKLYANHKILKSTSKSSSGGHRHPPVDTHLQAKTLAAATSSVFDSSCSALTKSKSLHGSRYVAEGEKHNSVKDIDKAIVLHEKAEVKKIPHKEKKEVDVKKALALLSKSQDSDQLKGFQQGVDKITKRPSFSLSINGGRRKSFSCSQTELANFFSCSGVKVVSVDMPPFMQIHAVDFARKAHDSLEKFSSKSLGFSLKKEFDGVYGPAWHCIVGTSFGSFVTHSVGGFIYFSMDHKLYVLLFKTTVQKAESS, encoded by the exons ATGGATCCCACCCTCAAAAAGCAACCTAAACCTACCCCTTTCTCCGCCACCATTTCCACCACCAACTCCAAACCCCACCACCCACCAGATCCCACCACCCTCCCCTCCCCCACTGTTCAAAACATCTCAACTCACTTTTCCAAGCTCTATGCAAATCACAAGATCCTCAAATCTACCTCAAAAAGCTCATCTGGGGGGCATAGACATCCTCCTGTTGACACTCATTTACAGGCCAAAACTCTAGCTGCTGCTACTTCCTCTGTTTTTGATTCCTCATGTTCTGCTTTGACTAAGTCAAAGAGTTTACACGGGAGTAGATATGTGGCCGAGGGAGAAAAACATAACTCTGTTAAGGATATTGACAAAGCAATTGTTTTGCATGAAAAAGCTGAAGTCAAGAAAATACCCCACAAGGAAAAGAAAGAGGTGGATGTTAAAAAGGCATTAGCTTTGTTATCCAAGAGCCAAGATAGTGACCAGTTGAAAGGGTTTCAACAAGGGGTTGATAAAATTACCAAAAGGCCATCTTTTTCTTTGTCCATAAATGGTGGAAGGAGGAAATCATTCAGCTGTTCACAGACTGAGTTAGCTAATTTCTTTTCTTGCAGTGGTGTGAAAGTTGTGTCCGTGGATATGCCACCTTTTATGCAGATTCATGCTGTGGATTTTGCAAGAAAAGCTCATGATAGCTTGGAAAAGTTCTCCTCTAAATcacttggattttcccttaaaaaG GAGTTTGATGGGGTATATGGACCAGCTTGGCACTGTATTGTAGGGACCAGTTTTGGCTCATTTGTCACACATTCAGTAGGTGGTTTCATATATTTCTCCATGGATCACAAGCTATATGTACTCCTGTTCAAGACTACTGTACAAAAAGCAGAATCAAGCTGA